GTGAAGATGATGTCATCTCCCTACCTGAaaggacaggaagacactgaggagaAAATGTTTTACCCTCACTGTCCCTGCCTGGTGGAAGGAGGATCATCTCATGGTCAGGAGCCATCCTGGAGGGGGAAGAGGGAAATGTAAAATGGTCTTTGCTTCAATCcctttctggtcagattctggggagacttcagctccatctacctgatggttctctgggagcttctccgctggacagtcctgggaatacagaaaACGGAGACTTCTCCTCCTGGAGTTAGAACCTATAGGAGATAACACACAAACTGAATACAATACTGAGCGCCACAAACAGGAGGAGGAACTCTGCTGTCAGCCGCCATTTCTGCCACCATCTTTGTAAATCCTCTTGTGGATCCTGAAATGCGGCAGAGGAGAACAGAAACCTGTGGGTGGATTAGGGTGGAGTTCACCCCGCTGCCCTCAGAGTCTGGATGATTGGAGTGTGGCAGTCAGCTGCCTGGAAGTCTATGGGAAGCCGGCAGCAGTTTATGAGCCGCAGATTCAACAGACATTTTCTAGTTTCCAGGAGAAATTCTGACCCCTCAGTTTTCTGCTTCTAATGGAAAAGACCGAAAAATCTCCAGAAAGTGTGACCCCCATAGAGGGACGAGAGCGCCCCCCAGATATCAggactgaacccccatagagggacgaGAGCGCCCCCAGATATCAGGagtgaacccccatagagggacgaGAGTGCCCCCCGATATCAGGACTGAACCCCCCATAGAGGAAGGAGAGCGCCCCtcgatatcagggctgaaccccccatAGAGGAAggagagcgccccccgatatcagggctgaaACCCCATAGAGGGACGAGAGCGCCCCCtgatatcagggctgaacccccatagaggaaGGAGAGCGCCTCTTGACAGACACTAATCACAGGCCTCAGAGGTGTTCAGCCCAACTGCTGAGCATTGACTTCCTGTGACATGGAGGACATGCCCCCCTCTGCAGCGCTCACACGGAGGACATGCCCCCCTCAGCATCagcggggtctgacacccgggacccccgacgCTTAGCTGTTTGTCCAGGAGCGGCGTGTCCTACTCTCTATTTCCCTCAGGTCACTGGTCGGCGGGGTCCCTCTATCATTAATGTATAAAGGGGATCTCCGggcttttactactgatgacctgtcctcgggatcggtcaccaatatcaggtcggtgggggtcccacaccCGACACCATATAAATTGcttccccccctgccccccccccactgattccCCTTTAAAACGCAGGCTGCCGCCAGTACAGCGGCGatctgtcagttttgccaaaCTGAAAGTACTGCCCATCCGCTTCACCACAGGCCCCTCGGCAGCCAAGTGAATCTTCTCCCGCCCACCTtcgctgccattggctgggagggagagggcagcgctgccattggctgggagggagagggcagcgctgccattggctgggagggagagggcagcGCTGCCAATGGCTGGGTTTTCACTGTgggcacaacttttgtctctccaaaatcatcttctgagcggaaacctaacggaccccgttatagtctatggggcccgtgggctcCGTTATGTGCGAAtccatctcctgctcctataacggaggctgaacgcagatgtgaactcgCCCTAAGCCCGTGAGCGTCTGCGCAGTGGGATCAGTCACATGGCTTGCGTTTGCCTGAAACTGCGGAAACatgtttagtttaccggtaaactGCTTTCCAGGAGTCCggaatgacagcacccatggaggatgTCCTTACTGGTTTCTGttgggacaggaagagagacagtttAAAGGACCCCTCCCCACCCCCTTGCTCCAGTGTTTATAACTTACTACACCGGATAGGCTGCCACATCTTTATTTCAAGAACAAGTGTTACTTCACACTGTATACAGTAGCAGTAcaaatatacaaaccaaaaaagtgtCCCGGAGGGAACAGAAAATGGGGGGGTAGTATTGGGTGCTGTCATTCCGGACTCCTGGAAAGCagtttaccggtaaactaaacatatgtttccaggacgtcctccatgacagcacccatggagaactaacaactTAGAACGCCATTTAGGGGGGGACCACTGCTTGTAGGACCTTACGGCCAAAAGCCAAGTCCTGATTGGCCATAGAGTCCAGTCTGTAGTGTCTGACGAAGGTAGTGGAGGAGGACCAGGTTGCCGCTCTGCAGATCTGGTCGATGGAAGCTCCAGCCTTCTCCGCCCAGGTTGCGGACatggctctggtggaatgagccctCAACGTTATGGGGCAGGATGAACTCTGCAGTCTATAACATTCCCtgatggtctccttgatccagcggGCTAAAGAGGTCTTAGAGGCTTTGCTCCCCTTGTTCCTACCACCGAATTGGATGAGGAGGTTCGCTGACTTTCTCCAGGATTTTGTCCGCTTGATGTAGGCGAGGACCGTTCTTCTTACATCAAGACAGTGGAACCGCTCCTCCTGTATGTTTTTGGGGGAGGTACAAAACGAAGGGAGAATTTTCTCCTGTTCTCTGTGAAACGTTGAGACAACTTTGGGAAGAAAGGAATGATCCAGCCTAAGAACTATCCTATCGTCTAGGACTTTCAAAAAGGGGTCCCTAACTGACAGGGCCTGAATTTCGCCTATCCTACGAGCAGTAGTGATGGCTATTAAAAACACCGCCTTGAGGGATAGAAGTTTGATGGGAATGTCCTCGATAGGTTCGAAGGGAGCATCACATAGGCCATTTAGAACTATATTTAGATCCCACTCAGGGACTGTTTGTCTCAGGGTGGGCCGTATTCTGGAGACTGCTCTGACAAATCTCTTGACCCACCTATGTTCTGCCAATGGTACATCTAAGCAGCAACTTAAGGCTGAGATCTGTACCTTGAGGGTACCTGGTCTTAGACCTATATCGAACCCTTTCTGGAGAAAATCTAGTATAATGCCTATGGATGGATTACTGGACCCTGGATGATTCTGAACTAGCCAAGATGAGAACTTCTTCCATATTTTGAGATATATGGCTGAAGTCACCGGTTTACGGCATTGCTGCAGTGTTGATATTACCTGATTGGAGAGACCCTTCTTCCTCAGGGTTTGCCTCTCAGGATCCAAGCAGTCAGTCTCAGCTTGTTGAGATTGGGATGCTCCAGAGGTCCCTGCGTTAACAGATCTTTCCTGTCTGGAAGGGGGTACGGGTCTTTGATCGACATTTCCCTCAAGATGGGATACCAAGCTCTCTTGGACCAGTCTGGTGCGACCAGGATCAGAGTGGTGGTACTGGTCCTCATCTTCTTTAGGACTGCCGGGattaggggaaaaggaggaaaagcgtaGGCCAGTTTCATGTCCCAATTCTGGGCTAAGGCGTCTACTGCCACTGGGTTTTCGCTGGGGTTTAGTGAGTAAAAACAGTCCAGTTGAGAATTCCCCCTGGATGCGAAGAGGTCTATTTCTGGATAACCCCATAGCTGGCAGACCTGTCTGAAGACCTGTTTGTTCAGATTCCATTCTCCCGCGTCTATCCTGTGACGGCTTAGGAAGTCGGCTCTCGAGTTCTGAGACCCCTTTAGATGGGTTGCTGAAATGGACCGAACCTCCCTTTCTGCCCATATGAAGATTTGATCTGCTAGATCCTGAAGGAGCGGGCATCTGGTACCGCCCTGTCTTTTTAGATAACATACCGTAGTAATGTTGTCGGATAGGATCCTGACATGTTGATCCTTGAGGAGATGTTTGGCTGCTGTCAGAGTCTTCAGCACTGCCTTCAGTTCCCGGTAGTTTGAGGATCTTATCCTGTCTTGAAGGACCCAGGAACCCTGGAAGAGATGCTGGTCCACGTGCCCCCCAACCAACAATTCAGACTCGCGTCCGTGGTGACGGTTATGGCTGGAGTCAAATTCCACGGGACTCCTTTCTCCAGATTCCCTGGTTCTGTCCACCAGGACAGGGATTTTATCACTTTTCCCGATATTTTCATCCTGGAGTTTAGAGAACGGTGGTCTCTGTTCCAAGCTGTCAAAACTGCATTCTGGAGGGTCCTGGAGTGGAATTGGGCCCAGGGTACTATTGAGATGCAGGAGGTCATCAGACCCAGGATCTGCATGGCTTCCCTGATCGAGTGGGTTTTCCTCTTTTTGAACAACTCTATCTTTTGTTTCAGATTGGTCTGTTTTCTCTCTGGAAGAAATGAGTGTTGTATTCTTGTATCCAGGAGAGTGCCTAGGAATTCCTTTCTTGTGTCCGGTATCAAGTCGGATTTCGGGTAGTTCACGATCCACCCCAAGTCCTTGAATAGGGCTAAGGTTTGGTGGATGTCCCCCATCAATTTTTGAACCGAGTCTGCTATCAGcaagaagtcgtccaggtagggcacGATTGTAATTGTATTCTGGCGAAGGAAGGCCATCATTTCGGATACTACCTTTGTGAATAGGCGGGGGGCAGATGAGATACCGAACGGCAGGCACTGGAACTGGTAGTGAGAGGTCTCCTTTCCGTACCTGACCGCAAACCTTAAGTACTGATGGTGTTGGGGATGTATGGGGATGTGGtaatacgcatccttgaggtccaatgTGCAAAGGTGAGCACCTGGAGGGATCAGAGGAGTGGAGGATTTtattgactccatcttgaaccTGTAGTACGTCACCCACCTGTTCAGAAACTTTAAGTTGATGATTGTCCTCATCGACCCGTCTggcttctttacaaagaaaagtcTTGAGTAATGGCCTGTGAACTGCTGGGGAGGAGGAACCTGGGTGATAGCTCCCAGAGCCAGGAGGTCTTGAATATGTGACCTTAGTTGCTGTTGGAGGAGAGGAGATTCGAAATAGGTCACCTGGAACACTTGGGGAGGAGGAGTTCTGAAATCTATCCTGAAGCCGTCCCTGATGGAGTCCAGGATCCATTGATTGCAGGTAACTCTCTTCCATCTTTCCCAAAAGTGACGAAGTCTCCCTCCCACTGGTCTGGCGTCATGGTTTCCCTGTATTGGTGTTGGGgttgaagaggaaacccctgccTCTACCCTTGGGGTAGCTCCAGCGGCCCGATTTTCCTTTCCCTCTATAGGTCCTGGCCTGATTTTGGCCTGAGGGCCTCCGAAAGGGCTGGTTTTTTTTTGGCTTCTCCTCAGGGAACCCCTTCTTGTTATCTGCCGCATTCTGGAGAATAGAGTCCAGAACTGGGCCGAACATAAACGAGCCAGAGAACGGAATGGAGCAGAGTCTGTTCTTTGACGCTACGTCTCCAGACCAGGACTTGAGCCAGAGGGCCCGTCTAGCAGCGTTAGTCTGAGACTGGGACTTGGCTGCGAATCTAATGGTCTCCGCTGAGGCGTCCGCCAGGAAACTAGAGGCCATCTTTAGAAGCGGAAGAGACTCTAGGATTTCTTCCCTGGATGTTCTTGCCCTAAGGTGACTCTCCAGTTGATTAATCCACAAGATTAAGGCTCTGGAAACCGAAGTAGCTGCAATGTTGGTATTAATTGCGGTTGCCCCTGACTCCCAGGATTTTTTCAACAGGCCGTCTAGCTTCCTATCCATGGGGTCCCTTAGCTGTGACGAATCCTCAAAGGGTATTGAGGTTTTTTTCACGACCTTGGCCACCTGGATATCAACTTTGGGAACCTCGTCCCAGAGGTTAGTGTCCTTTGGGTCAAACCGTAGACGATTTTTAAAATCCCTGGGAATAAAGAGGTTCCTTTCGCCGTCAGCCCATTCCTCTGTGATGAGATCTTTAAGATTTTCATTTATTGGGAAGACTTTCTTTCTCCTGACTTTAAGGCCCCCAAACATTTCGTCCTCAACCGAACGAGTCTGATCCTCCTCCTCAATGTCTAATGGCGGTGAGCAGGGAATCTAAGTCCTCGGACGAAAAGAAGTATCTCCTCTGCTCATTCTGATGGAGGGACTCCATGTCGTCATTGTCTGAGGCACATAACCCTACTTCCTCTGAGTCAGAGCCTGACTGGATCCTGGCTTttttggaggaggggggggagggaggagggggtgtttGGCTAGAGGTTGCCGCCTGCACCTCCTCTCTTACAATATCCCTTAGATCTGAAAGCAGGGATGTGCGTTCGTCCCTCATAATTTTGGAGATACATTCTGGGCATAGCTGCTTCTTATAGGACTCTAGCAGCTttgtttggcaggtcgggcaTTTCCTGCCCTTCTTTTTGGGATCCCCATGAGGCCTGTGCCCTGGTTCCTTAGAAGTCTAAGAGAAAGGGGGGGATAAGGCCATTAGGGAACTGCTGAGCCAAAGACCTATCCCTGTATAAGGTATTACTTACAGGGGCCTGGACGGGGGAGTCTGAGCAAGTTTCAAGTTTGCTGGACGCCTGGACCTCCATGATGCAACCTAGCAGGCTGCCATCTGGCGTCTTAAATAAGATTCAGTGACTTACCGGTCCGCCCGTCGCCGCCTGACTCCGCCTCCACTTCTTTCCCAGGGGGACTCATTCCAGGGAAGAGTCAACCCCCAGGACATGCGAGACCACCGGATCGGCGTGTCTCCAGCATGCTGCTCGCCGCGTCGCTCCACAGATCAGCGTCATTACTTCCGGCTTCCGGTCACGTGAGTGCGGCCAGGAACTGACGTCAGAGGAGGCAGGAGCCGAAGCCGAGCCCAGAGCTCCGATGGGGAGAAGCGGCAACAGCGTCCCCGATTCCGGCCGGCCAGAGAGCGAATCGGGGATTTAACCAGGGGACAGCTTCCCAGAGTGGTGCTGGTTCGGGGGCCTGCcgagtctgaagaggagaggtAGGAACCCCCCGACCAGACTCGCCCCCGTTCCCTACCTAACTTACTAGGAGAGAGCTGTCTAACTCCTCCTATCCCTgttgggacaggaagaacactggagcaagggggtgggga
The genomic region above belongs to Bufo gargarizans isolate SCDJY-AF-19 chromosome 4, ASM1485885v1, whole genome shotgun sequence and contains:
- the LOC122933830 gene encoding uncharacterized protein LOC122933830; the encoded protein is MEESYLQSMDPGLHQGRLQDRFQNSSSPSVPGDLFRISSPPTATKVTYSRPPGSGSYHPGSSSPAVHRPLLKTFLCKEARRVDEDNHQLKVSEQVGDVLQVQDGVNKILHSSDPSRCSPLHIGPQGCVLPHPHTSPTPSVLKVCGQVRKGDLSLPVPVPAVRYLICPPPIHKGSIRNDGLPSPEYNYNRALPGRLLADSRLGSKIDGGHPPNLSPIQGLGVDRELPEIRLDTGHKKGIPRHSPGYKNTTLISSREKTDQSETKDRVVQKEENPLDQGSHADPGSDDLLHLNSTLGPIPLQDPPECSFDSLEQRPPFSKLQDENIGKSDKIPVLVDRTRESGERSPVEFDSSHNRHHGRESELLVGGHVDQHLFQGSWVLQDRIRSSNYRELKAVLKTLTAAKHLLKDQHVRILSDNITTVCYLKRQGGTRCPLLQDLADQIFIWAEREVRSISATHLKGSQNSRADFLSRHRIDAGEWNLNKQVFRQVCQLWGYPEIDLFASRGNSQLDCFYSLNPSENPVAVDALAQNWDMKLAYAFPPFPLIPAVLKKMRTSTTTLILVAPDWSKRAWYPILREMSIKDPYPLPDRKDLLTQGPLEHPNLNKLRLTAWILRGKP